A single Pseudomonas putida DNA region contains:
- the dctM gene encoding C4-dicarboxylate TRAP transporter large permease protein DctM encodes MTVICLFLLLFVFMFLGVPIAISLGLSGALSILMFSQDSLSSLAIKLFETSDSYTFLAIPFFLLSGAFMTTGGVAQRLIDFANACVGHIRGGLAIAAVLACMLFAALSGSSPATVAAVGSIAVAGMVRSGYPREFGAGIICNAGTLGILIPPSIVMVVYSAATETSVGKLFMAGVVPGILLGVFLMITIYIVARIKKLPAQPRASFAQWLGTARRAFWGLLLLVIILGGIYSGMFTPTEAAAVAAVYSAFIALFVYKDMRLRDCPKVLLESGRLTIMLLFIIANAMLFAHVLTTEQIPQQITQWVMSEGLTPIGFLIMVNIVLLVAGSFMEPSAIILILAPIFFPIAMKLGIDPIHLGIVMVVNMEIGLVHPPVGLNLFVTSAVTGLTLGQTIRAALPWLSILLLFLVLVTYVPFISLALPEWLGMP; translated from the coding sequence ATGACGGTTATCTGCCTGTTCCTGCTGCTGTTCGTGTTCATGTTCCTCGGCGTGCCGATCGCCATCTCGCTGGGCCTGTCGGGGGCGCTGTCGATCCTGATGTTCAGCCAGGACTCGCTCAGCTCGCTGGCGATCAAGCTGTTCGAAACGTCTGACAGCTACACCTTCCTGGCCATTCCGTTCTTCCTGCTGTCGGGCGCGTTCATGACTACCGGTGGCGTGGCTCAGCGCCTGATCGATTTCGCCAATGCCTGCGTCGGGCATATCCGGGGTGGCCTGGCCATTGCCGCGGTGCTGGCGTGCATGCTGTTCGCCGCGCTGTCGGGTTCGTCGCCGGCTACCGTGGCGGCCGTCGGCTCGATTGCCGTGGCCGGCATGGTGCGTTCCGGCTACCCGCGCGAGTTCGGCGCCGGGATCATCTGCAACGCCGGCACCCTGGGCATCCTGATCCCGCCGTCGATCGTCATGGTGGTGTACTCGGCGGCCACCGAGACCTCGGTCGGCAAGCTGTTCATGGCCGGTGTGGTACCAGGGATCCTGCTTGGCGTGTTCCTGATGATCACCATCTACATCGTTGCCCGCATCAAGAAACTGCCGGCCCAGCCTCGGGCCAGCTTCGCCCAATGGCTGGGCACCGCCCGGCGTGCGTTCTGGGGCCTGTTGCTGCTGGTGATCATCCTCGGCGGCATCTACAGCGGCATGTTCACCCCCACCGAAGCGGCCGCCGTGGCAGCGGTGTACTCGGCGTTCATCGCGCTGTTCGTGTACAAGGACATGCGCCTGCGTGATTGCCCGAAAGTGCTGCTGGAGTCGGGCCGGCTGACCATCATGCTGCTGTTCATCATCGCCAACGCCATGCTCTTCGCCCATGTGCTGACCACCGAGCAGATCCCCCAGCAGATCACCCAGTGGGTGATGTCCGAGGGCCTGACGCCGATCGGTTTCCTGATCATGGTCAACATTGTGCTGCTGGTGGCCGGCAGCTTCATGGAGCCGTCGGCGATCATCCTGATCCTGGCGCCGATCTTCTTCCCGATCGCCATGAAGCTGGGTATCGACCCGATTCACCTGGGGATCGTGATGGTGGTGAACATGGAGATTGGCCTGGTGCACCCGCCCGTGGGGCTGAACCTGTTCGTCACCTCTGCGGTGACCGGGCTGACCCTGGGGCAGACGATTCGCGCAGCGCTGCCGTGGCTGTCGATCCTGCTGCTGTTCCTGGTGCTGGTGACCTATGTGCCGTTCATTTCGCTGGCGTTGCCGGAGTGGCTCGGCATGCCTTGA
- the pobA gene encoding 4-hydroxybenzoate 3-monooxygenase has translation MNTQVAIIGAGPSGLLLGQLLHKAGIDTVILERQTPEYVLGRIRAGVLEQGTVDLLREAGVAERMDREGLVHEGVELLVAGRRQRLDLKHLTGGKTVMVYGQTEVTRDLMQAREASGAPIIYSASNVQPHELKGERPYVTFEKDGQVHRLDCDYIAGCDGFHGVSRKSIPEGVLKEYERVYPFGWLGMLSDTPPVNHELIYAHHARGFSLCSQRSQTRSRYYLQVPLDERVEDWSDERFWNELKARLPEDVAQHLVTGPALEKSIAPLRSLVVEPMQYGNLFLVGDAAHIVPPTGAKGLNLAASDVNYLYRILVKVYREGRTDLLEQYSPLALRRVWKGERFSWFMTQLLHDFGEHKDAWDQKMQEADREYFLTSPAGLVNIAENYVGLPYEEVA, from the coding sequence ATGAACACTCAGGTTGCAATCATCGGCGCGGGCCCGTCCGGCCTGCTGCTTGGCCAGCTGCTGCACAAGGCCGGTATCGACACAGTCATTCTCGAACGCCAGACCCCCGAATATGTGCTTGGCCGCATCCGTGCCGGTGTGCTTGAACAAGGCACCGTCGACCTGCTGCGCGAAGCCGGCGTTGCTGAACGCATGGATCGCGAAGGCCTGGTGCACGAGGGCGTCGAGCTGCTGGTCGCAGGCCGTCGCCAGCGCCTGGACCTGAAGCACCTCACCGGCGGCAAGACGGTGATGGTCTACGGCCAGACCGAAGTCACCCGGGACCTGATGCAGGCCCGCGAAGCCAGCGGCGCGCCGATCATCTACTCGGCCAGCAACGTGCAACCCCACGAGCTCAAGGGCGAACGCCCATACGTGACCTTTGAAAAGGACGGCCAGGTCCACCGCCTGGACTGCGACTACATTGCCGGTTGCGATGGTTTCCACGGCGTATCGCGCAAGAGCATCCCCGAAGGCGTGCTCAAGGAATACGAGCGGGTGTACCCGTTCGGCTGGCTGGGCATGCTGTCCGATACCCCGCCGGTCAACCACGAGCTGATCTACGCCCACCACGCGCGTGGCTTTTCGCTGTGCAGCCAGCGCTCGCAGACGCGCAGTCGCTATTACCTGCAGGTGCCGCTTGATGAACGGGTAGAAGACTGGTCCGACGAGCGCTTCTGGAACGAGCTCAAGGCGCGCCTGCCCGAAGACGTGGCGCAGCACCTGGTTACCGGGCCTGCCCTGGAAAAGAGCATCGCGCCGCTGCGCAGCCTGGTGGTCGAGCCGATGCAGTACGGCAACCTGTTCCTGGTCGGCGATGCTGCGCACATCGTTCCGCCGACCGGTGCCAAGGGCCTGAACCTGGCGGCCTCCGACGTAAACTACCTGTACCGGATCCTGGTCAAGGTGTACCGCGAGGGCCGTACCGACCTGCTGGAACAGTATTCGCCACTGGCGCTGCGTCGGGTGTGGAAGGGCGAGCGTTTCAGCTGGTTCATGACCCAGCTGCTGCATGACTTTGGCGAACACAAGGATGCCTGGGACCAGAAGATGCAGGAGGCCGATCGCGAGTATTTCCTGACCTCGCCGGCGGGGTTGGTGAACATTGCCGAGAACTATGTGGGGTTGCCGTACGAAGAGGTGGCCTGA
- a CDS encoding helix-turn-helix domain-containing protein: MRSTLPGVPLFQLYGENQHWPGTDLLHCESIPARSRLHHWEIKPHQHAELFQLLYVQRGEAQVEIEGVRSTVLEAAIQVVPPLTVHGFRFSADIQGHVLTFGTALVADLEQRLGAPLGVLAKAACYPLGKDRVQLRGLIETLHQEYQGNAPARATMLDALVTALMVWISRRQQLGQPPRNRDERDRQLLGQYLRLVEAHYREHLSVEDFAARLNIPSLQLNQLCRALSGQTALQVIHQRLLLEARRNLIYTRMSIGQLSDSLGFSDPTYFARFFKRLSGQTPNGYRRSGQPD; encoded by the coding sequence ATGAGATCTACCCTCCCCGGCGTCCCACTGTTCCAGTTATATGGCGAAAACCAGCACTGGCCCGGCACCGACCTGCTGCATTGCGAGTCGATCCCGGCACGCAGCCGCCTGCACCACTGGGAGATCAAGCCGCATCAGCACGCCGAGCTGTTCCAGTTGCTGTATGTGCAGCGCGGCGAGGCCCAAGTGGAAATCGAGGGTGTGCGCAGCACAGTCCTCGAGGCTGCGATACAAGTGGTGCCGCCGCTGACCGTGCACGGTTTTCGCTTCAGCGCCGATATCCAGGGCCATGTCCTGACGTTCGGCACCGCACTGGTGGCCGACCTCGAACAGCGCCTGGGTGCACCGCTGGGGGTGCTGGCGAAAGCGGCGTGTTACCCGCTGGGCAAGGACCGCGTGCAGTTGCGCGGCCTGATCGAAACACTGCATCAGGAATACCAGGGCAACGCCCCCGCGCGGGCGACCATGCTCGACGCACTGGTGACCGCGCTGATGGTGTGGATCAGCCGCCGCCAGCAACTGGGGCAGCCCCCACGCAACCGAGACGAACGCGACCGGCAGTTGCTCGGGCAGTACCTGCGGCTGGTCGAGGCGCACTACCGCGAACACCTGTCGGTGGAAGACTTCGCCGCGCGCCTGAATATCCCCAGCCTGCAGCTCAACCAGCTGTGCCGGGCATTGAGCGGGCAGACCGCGTTGCAGGTGATCCATCAGCGCCTGCTGCTGGAGGCTCGACGCAACCTCATCTATACGCGCATGAGCATCGGGCAGCTGTCAGACAGCCTGGGTTTCAGCGACCCTACCTATTTCGCCCGGTTCTTCAAGCGGCTGAGCGGGCAAACACCCAATGGGTATCGGCGCTCGGGGCAGCCCGACTGA
- a CDS encoding CaiB/BaiF CoA transferase family protein, whose amino-acid sequence MTPTAPRPLDGITVISLEHAIAAPFCTRQLADLGARVIKVERPGSGDFARGYDQRVDGLASHFVWTNRSKESLTLDLKQEAADGILDALLAKADVLVQNLAPGAAARMGLSFESLHQRFPRLIVCDISGYGAGGPYEKKKAYDLLIQSEGGFLSVTGGPGDEEMAKAGCSIADIAAGMYAYTGVLSALLLRDKTGLGSRIDVSMLESLVEWMGYPMYYAYNGAPPPPRAGASHSTIYPYGPFPTGGGGTIMLGLQNEREWALFCEKVLLDPALASDDRFSANFKRSENREVLRQIIVERFAALSLDEVVARLEHAQIANARVNDMHGVWQHPQLQARDSWREVDSPAGKLPALLPPGRNTAFAPRMDAVPALGQHTRGILDELGFTAEQQASLVSGGVV is encoded by the coding sequence ATGACTCCAACCGCACCCCGCCCGCTGGACGGCATCACCGTCATCAGCCTGGAACACGCCATCGCCGCGCCCTTCTGCACCCGCCAGCTGGCCGACCTGGGCGCCCGCGTGATCAAGGTCGAACGCCCCGGCAGCGGCGACTTCGCCCGTGGCTACGACCAGCGCGTCGACGGCCTGGCCTCGCACTTCGTGTGGACCAACCGCTCCAAGGAAAGCCTCACCCTCGACCTCAAGCAGGAAGCTGCCGACGGCATCCTCGACGCCCTGCTGGCCAAGGCCGACGTGCTCGTGCAAAACCTCGCACCCGGCGCAGCCGCACGCATGGGCCTGTCGTTCGAAAGCCTGCACCAGCGCTTCCCACGCCTGATCGTCTGCGACATCTCCGGTTACGGCGCAGGAGGCCCGTATGAAAAGAAGAAAGCCTACGACCTGTTGATCCAGAGCGAGGGCGGCTTCCTCTCGGTGACCGGCGGCCCAGGCGACGAGGAAATGGCCAAGGCCGGTTGCTCGATCGCCGACATCGCCGCCGGCATGTATGCCTACACCGGTGTGCTGTCGGCGCTGCTGTTGCGCGACAAGACCGGCCTGGGCAGCCGCATCGATGTGTCGATGCTGGAGAGCCTGGTGGAGTGGATGGGCTACCCGATGTACTACGCCTACAACGGCGCGCCGCCACCGCCACGCGCCGGGGCCTCGCACTCGACCATCTATCCATACGGCCCCTTCCCCACTGGCGGTGGCGGCACGATCATGCTCGGCCTGCAGAATGAACGGGAATGGGCGCTGTTCTGCGAGAAGGTGCTGCTGGACCCGGCGCTGGCCAGCGATGACCGCTTCAGTGCCAACTTCAAGCGCTCGGAAAACCGCGAGGTACTGCGCCAGATCATCGTCGAACGGTTTGCCGCCTTGTCGCTCGACGAAGTGGTGGCGCGCCTGGAACACGCCCAGATCGCCAACGCCCGGGTCAACGACATGCACGGCGTGTGGCAGCATCCGCAGCTGCAGGCCCGCGACAGCTGGCGCGAAGTGGACAGCCCGGCCGGCAAGCTGCCGGCGCTGCTGCCGCCGGGGCGCAATACGGCGTTCGCGCCACGCATGGACGCCGTGCCGGCGCTGGGGCAGCACACACGCGGCATCCTCGACGAGCTGGGGTTCACGGCCGAACAACAGGCCAGCCTGGTTTCGGGGGGCGTGGTATGA
- a CDS encoding LysR substrate-binding domain-containing protein, whose protein sequence is MSISVKSNRALFDLDLLRAIVVVADCGSFTTAAARLHSTQSTISQKVRRLEDMVGHRLLVRGNRDVLPTDAGQTLLGYARHMLALNDQMLEALAGAMVGVTVRLGVPEDFVGGRTTNALSAFSRLHPQVKLEVTSGLCRDLSQAYDNGELDLVLLKQRRNSREGVACWPERLQWIDSARLPAFELDPIPLVTFPPRGLYREDMISAIEGMGRRWRISFTSSSLSGIQAAVADGMGISLLPPRAATGEHRVLGPAQGLPEVDSYEIVIVHKPTADVMVKDLAGVMSQLLAGGGI, encoded by the coding sequence ATGTCCATCAGCGTTAAATCGAATAGAGCCCTGTTCGACCTCGACCTGTTGCGCGCCATCGTCGTGGTGGCCGATTGCGGCAGCTTCACCACGGCCGCCGCGCGCCTGCACTCGACCCAGTCGACCATCAGCCAGAAAGTGCGCCGCCTCGAAGACATGGTTGGCCACCGCCTGCTGGTGCGTGGCAACCGCGACGTGCTGCCGACCGATGCCGGGCAGACCTTGCTCGGCTATGCCCGGCACATGCTGGCGCTGAACGACCAGATGCTCGAAGCCCTGGCCGGGGCCATGGTCGGGGTCACCGTGCGCCTCGGCGTACCTGAGGATTTCGTCGGCGGGCGCACCACCAATGCGCTGTCGGCGTTCAGCCGCCTGCACCCGCAGGTCAAGCTGGAAGTCACCAGCGGCCTGTGCCGCGACCTCAGCCAGGCCTACGACAACGGCGAGCTCGACCTGGTGCTGCTCAAACAGCGGCGCAACAGCCGCGAGGGCGTGGCCTGCTGGCCGGAGCGCCTGCAGTGGATCGACAGTGCGCGGTTGCCGGCATTCGAGCTGGACCCGATCCCGCTGGTGACCTTCCCGCCGCGGGGGCTGTACCGCGAGGACATGATCAGTGCCATCGAAGGCATGGGCCGGCGCTGGCGCATCAGCTTCACCAGCTCCAGCCTGAGCGGTATCCAGGCGGCGGTGGCCGATGGCATGGGCATCAGCCTGCTGCCGCCCCGGGCGGCGACCGGCGAGCACCGGGTGCTGGGGCCGGCGCAGGGGTTGCCGGAGGTGGACAGCTACGAGATCGTCATCGTGCACAAGCCGACGGCGGATGTGATGGTCAAGGATCTGGCCGGGGTGATGTCGCAGCTGCTGGCTGGCGGAGGTATCTGA
- the ggt gene encoding gamma-glutamyltransferase produces MPRPPLFLKTLITTLCLAAATGVTWADQPLPTPPELESGYRSGLQPVHASRHMAAAANPLASEAGRAMLRAGGSAIDAAIAMQMVLTLVEPQSSGIGGGAFILYWDGQRVQAFDGREAAPAGVTEKLFLQADGSPMPFRAAQIGGRSVGVPGVLRALKLAHDQHGKLPWKDLFAPAIALARNGFAVSERLHALVAGDPFIARSPAMARYFLDDRGKPLAVGTTLRNPALAQTFERIAQQGVDAFYGGELAKAMVAEVRHHANAGQLSLEDLQRYQAKEREPVCGPYKAWNICGMPPPSSGGVTVLQTLGILDALQRTSAQRDLADLPPLQVASVAGLEPAPQAVHLMAEAERLAYADRAQYLADSDYVPVPVKSLLDPAYLAERAKRVGEYSMKHARPGTPHGANLALAPDRSPLRISTSHLSAVDDSGQALAMTTSVESAFGSHLMVGGFLLNNHLTDFSFLPAENGKPVANRVQPGKRPLSAMAPTLVFSRASGELVASLGSPGGSQIIGYVNKALIGLLDWHLDPQQVANLPNFGSRNAGTEVEAGLVSPALIRQLAAWGHEVTPMTMTSGMQIIQRTPAGWAGGADPRREGVALGD; encoded by the coding sequence ATGCCCCGCCCCCCTTTATTCCTGAAAACCCTGATCACTACCCTGTGCCTGGCCGCCGCCACTGGCGTCACCTGGGCCGACCAGCCTCTACCCACCCCCCCGGAGCTGGAGTCCGGCTACCGTAGCGGCCTGCAGCCAGTGCACGCCAGCCGGCACATGGCGGCGGCCGCCAACCCGCTGGCCAGCGAGGCCGGGCGGGCGATGCTGCGTGCCGGTGGCAGTGCCATCGATGCGGCGATCGCCATGCAGATGGTGCTGACCCTGGTCGAACCGCAGTCCAGCGGTATTGGTGGTGGAGCATTCATCCTGTACTGGGACGGCCAGCGCGTGCAGGCCTTCGATGGCCGCGAAGCCGCGCCGGCAGGGGTGACGGAAAAACTGTTCCTGCAAGCGGATGGCTCGCCAATGCCGTTTCGCGCAGCGCAGATCGGCGGGCGGTCGGTGGGAGTGCCGGGCGTGCTGCGGGCGCTGAAACTGGCCCATGATCAGCACGGCAAGCTGCCATGGAAGGACCTGTTCGCGCCGGCCATCGCACTGGCGCGCAATGGTTTCGCGGTTTCCGAGCGGCTGCATGCACTGGTTGCCGGTGACCCTTTCATTGCCCGCTCACCGGCCATGGCGCGCTACTTCCTGGATGACCGGGGCAAGCCGCTGGCCGTCGGCACGACCCTGCGCAACCCTGCGCTCGCGCAGACCTTTGAGCGCATTGCACAGCAGGGCGTCGATGCCTTCTACGGCGGTGAGCTTGCCAAGGCCATGGTCGCTGAAGTGCGTCACCACGCCAATGCCGGGCAGTTGTCGCTCGAGGACTTGCAGCGTTACCAGGCCAAAGAGCGCGAACCGGTCTGTGGTCCGTACAAGGCCTGGAACATTTGCGGCATGCCACCGCCGTCGTCCGGTGGGGTGACTGTGCTGCAGACCCTGGGCATTCTCGATGCCCTGCAGCGCACATCGGCGCAGCGTGACCTGGCCGACCTGCCACCCCTCCAGGTGGCCTCAGTGGCGGGGCTTGAGCCCGCACCGCAGGCTGTGCACCTGATGGCCGAAGCCGAGCGCCTGGCCTATGCCGACCGGGCCCAATACCTGGCCGACAGCGACTATGTGCCGGTGCCGGTCAAGTCGTTGCTCGACCCGGCCTACCTCGCCGAGCGCGCCAAGCGGGTCGGCGAGTACAGCATGAAACATGCCCGCCCGGGCACTCCACACGGCGCCAATCTGGCACTGGCGCCAGACCGTTCGCCACTGCGGATTTCCACCTCGCACCTGTCTGCCGTGGACGACAGCGGCCAGGCCCTGGCCATGACCACGTCGGTGGAATCTGCCTTCGGTTCGCACCTGATGGTTGGCGGTTTTCTGCTGAACAACCACCTGACCGACTTTTCTTTCCTGCCAGCGGAAAACGGCAAGCCCGTGGCCAATCGGGTGCAGCCGGGCAAGCGCCCGCTGTCGGCGATGGCGCCAACCCTGGTGTTTTCACGCGCCTCTGGCGAACTGGTCGCAAGCCTTGGCTCCCCCGGAGGCTCGCAGATCATCGGCTACGTGAACAAGGCGTTGATCGGCCTGCTGGACTGGCATCTCGATCCGCAACAGGTGGCCAACCTGCCCAATTTCGGCAGCCGCAATGCGGGCACCGAAGTGGAGGCCGGGCTGGTCAGCCCGGCGCTGATCCGCCAGCTGGCTGCCTGGGGCCACGAGGTCACACCGATGACCATGACCAGTGGCATGCAGATCATCCAGCGCACGCCCGCCGGATGGGCCGGCGGTGCCGACCCGCGGCGCGAAGGGGTGGCGCTCGGCGATTAG
- a CDS encoding HpcH/HpaI aldolase/citrate lyase family protein, which translates to MNTVRSALFVPGSRPERFAKALAAGADVVIVDFEDAVEEPLKQQARDNLAAFLQATPQASVWVRVNAPQHQQHAADLAFCAQQPGVAGLLLPKVENAAQVAVAWHGGKPVWPIIESAKGLLALAQIAAAEGVERLSFGSLDLALDLGLNTESEAARQFLDQARMAVQLHSRAADLAPPLDGVYPAIADAQGLQRAMRHAYDMGYGGALCIHPRQVAVIHAALAPSAEELAWARRVLAASEAANGAGAFQLDGQMVDAPVVLRAQRLLAQNKH; encoded by the coding sequence ATGAACACCGTGCGCTCAGCACTGTTCGTGCCCGGCAGCCGGCCAGAACGTTTCGCCAAAGCGCTGGCGGCGGGCGCCGATGTGGTCATCGTCGACTTCGAGGATGCGGTCGAGGAGCCGCTGAAGCAGCAGGCCCGCGACAACCTGGCGGCGTTTCTGCAGGCCACACCGCAGGCGTCGGTTTGGGTGCGGGTGAATGCGCCGCAGCATCAGCAGCACGCGGCGGACCTGGCCTTCTGTGCGCAGCAGCCAGGGGTTGCCGGGCTGCTGCTGCCCAAGGTGGAGAACGCCGCGCAAGTGGCGGTGGCCTGGCATGGTGGCAAGCCGGTGTGGCCGATCATCGAAAGTGCCAAGGGTTTGTTGGCGCTGGCGCAGATCGCGGCGGCAGAAGGCGTCGAGCGCTTGTCGTTCGGCAGCCTCGACCTGGCGCTGGACCTGGGCTTGAACACCGAGAGCGAGGCGGCCCGGCAGTTTCTCGACCAGGCGCGCATGGCGGTACAGCTGCATTCGCGGGCGGCGGATCTGGCGCCGCCACTGGACGGGGTGTACCCGGCCATCGCCGATGCCCAAGGGCTGCAGCGGGCCATGCGGCATGCCTATGACATGGGCTATGGCGGCGCGTTGTGCATTCATCCGCGGCAGGTGGCGGTGATTCATGCGGCGCTGGCGCCCAGTGCCGAAGAGCTGGCGTGGGCGCGGCGGGTGCTGGCGGCGAGCGAGGCGGCCAATGGCGCCGGGGCGTTCCAGCTGGATGGGCAGATGGTCGATGCGCCGGTGGTGTTGCGGGCGCAGCGGTTGCTGGCTCAGAACAAACACTGA
- a CDS encoding TRAP transporter substrate-binding protein: MLKLTQALFCAAAVSMAGLAQAADPIIIKFAHVVADSTPKGQGALMFQKLVAADPQLKDKVKVEVYPNSSLFGDGKEMEALLLGDVQMLAPSLAKFEHYNKQVQIFDLPFLFDNLAAVDRFQQGPQGKALLTSMEDKGIRGLAYWHNGLKQLSANKKVILPKDARGLKFRVQASSVLEEQFKAIRANPRKMSFAEVYQGLQTGTVNGTENTWSNYESQKVNEVQPFFTETNHGLIDYMVITNAKFWNGLPEDVRGELQTIMDEVTVEVNKQAEALNQTSRQKIIDAKTSEIDPLTAEQRQQWRESMRPVWEKFSEQIGADLIKAADDANKPS, from the coding sequence ATGTTGAAGCTGACCCAGGCGCTGTTCTGCGCCGCCGCAGTGTCCATGGCCGGCCTGGCCCAGGCCGCCGACCCGATCATCATCAAGTTCGCCCACGTGGTGGCCGACAGCACGCCCAAGGGCCAGGGCGCGCTGATGTTCCAGAAACTCGTCGCCGCCGACCCGCAGCTCAAGGACAAGGTCAAGGTCGAGGTCTACCCCAACTCCTCGCTGTTCGGCGATGGCAAGGAAATGGAAGCCCTGCTGCTCGGCGACGTGCAGATGCTGGCGCCCTCGCTGGCCAAGTTCGAGCACTACAACAAGCAGGTGCAGATCTTCGACCTGCCGTTCCTGTTCGACAACCTGGCCGCCGTCGACCGCTTCCAGCAAGGCCCGCAGGGCAAGGCGCTGCTGACTTCGATGGAAGACAAGGGCATCCGTGGCCTGGCCTACTGGCACAACGGCCTCAAGCAATTGTCGGCGAACAAGAAAGTGATCCTGCCCAAGGATGCCCGCGGCCTGAAGTTCCGCGTGCAGGCCTCCAGCGTGCTTGAGGAGCAGTTCAAGGCGATCCGCGCCAACCCGCGCAAGATGAGCTTCGCCGAGGTCTACCAGGGCCTGCAGACCGGCACCGTCAACGGCACCGAGAACACCTGGTCGAACTACGAAAGCCAGAAGGTCAACGAAGTGCAGCCGTTCTTCACCGAGACCAACCACGGCCTGATCGACTACATGGTGATCACCAACGCCAAGTTCTGGAACGGCCTGCCTGAGGACGTGCGCGGCGAACTGCAGACAATCATGGACGAAGTCACCGTCGAGGTGAACAAGCAGGCCGAAGCGCTCAACCAGACTTCCCGGCAGAAGATCATCGACGCCAAGACCAGCGAGATCGACCCGCTCACCGCCGAGCAACGCCAGCAATGGCGCGAGTCGATGCGCCCGGTGTGGGAGAAGTTCTCCGAGCAGATCGGCGCCGACCTGATCAAGGCCGCTGACGACGCCAACAAGCCGTCCTGA
- a CDS encoding MerR family transcriptional regulator, with translation MSSQTYSISDLSRELDITTRAIRFYEEQGLLSPERRGLERIYSARDKVSLKLILRGKRIGFSLAECRELIELYDPSSGNLKQLHSMLAKIAERRAQLEQQMLDIHQMQLELDTAQERCEQALAATLNNKDKR, from the coding sequence ATGAGCAGCCAGACCTACAGCATCTCCGACCTCTCCCGCGAGCTGGACATCACCACCCGCGCCATCCGCTTCTATGAGGAACAGGGCCTGCTGAGCCCCGAGCGGCGCGGCCTGGAGCGCATCTACTCGGCCCGGGACAAAGTCAGCCTGAAGCTCATCCTGCGCGGCAAGCGCATCGGCTTCTCGCTGGCCGAATGCCGTGAGCTGATCGAGCTGTACGACCCCAGTAGCGGCAACCTCAAGCAGCTCCACAGCATGCTGGCGAAGATCGCCGAGCGCCGCGCACAACTGGAACAGCAGATGCTCGACATCCACCAGATGCAACTGGAACTGGACACCGCCCAGGAGCGCTGCGAACAGGCCCTGGCCGCCACCCTGAACAATAAAGACAAACGCTGA
- a CDS encoding TRAP transporter small permease: MQSLRRVWEHFEEGMIAFLLAAMTLVTFIYVALNNLYTMFYTLSDHWAFASDLLLGIGDHLMAYAQDMTWSIALTKALFGWLIFFGISYGVRTAGHLGVDVLVRRTRKPVQRVLAMIACACCLAYAGLFLVASIKWVSAVLVAGIGAEDLDRYGIKVGHIALIVPLGFALVIIRYLEILYRLFTHRQYGLGLADEAAEASKLANPGEEHH; this comes from the coding sequence ATGCAATCGCTCAGGCGTGTCTGGGAGCACTTCGAGGAAGGCATGATCGCCTTTCTCCTGGCGGCCATGACCTTGGTGACCTTCATCTACGTGGCACTGAACAACCTCTACACGATGTTCTACACGCTCAGTGACCACTGGGCATTCGCCAGCGACTTGCTGCTGGGCATCGGCGACCACCTGATGGCCTACGCCCAGGACATGACCTGGAGCATCGCCCTGACCAAGGCGCTGTTCGGCTGGCTGATCTTCTTTGGCATTTCCTACGGCGTGCGCACCGCCGGCCACCTCGGTGTCGATGTGCTGGTGCGGCGCACCCGCAAGCCGGTGCAACGGGTGCTGGCAATGATCGCCTGCGCCTGCTGCCTGGCCTACGCCGGGCTGTTCCTGGTGGCGAGCATCAAGTGGGTGAGCGCAGTGCTGGTGGCCGGCATCGGCGCCGAGGACCTCGACCGCTACGGCATCAAGGTCGGCCATATCGCGCTGATCGTGCCGCTGGGCTTCGCCCTGGTGATCATCCGCTACCTGGAAATCCTCTACCGCCTGTTCACCCACCGCCAGTACGGCCTGGGCCTGGCTGACGAGGCCGCCGAAGCCAGCAAGCTGGCCAACCCCGGTGAGGAGCACCACTGA